From the genome of Candidatus Methylomirabilis limnetica:
ATCGAACGCTCTGTTATGATTCATATGAAAGGGAGAAACGGAGAGGCTATGCCGACCCCCGAGGAACTCAAGGAAGAGGACAGGAAGTTGCGGCAACTTCGGGTCGTGGTCAGCCTTACGATGAGCACGATCAGCCAGACTACGCTTTCGCTGGAGGAGGCCTCCAAGATGGTCACCGCCACGAGGGCGTTGGCGCTGCGCCTCTTTCCCGGTAAGGAGTTGGCCTTCGAGCTGATCTATCAGCCCCGCTTCCGGAGGCTCCTGGCCGAACGGTTCCGCCTCCATTGAGGTTGGGATCCCCTCGGTATCCTCACCAATAATGACACAGAAACCGCAGCAGTTTACTGAGACCGACCTGCTCCTCGGCGCCCATATGTCGATCGCGGGAGGGGTCGATCTGGCGCCACTGAGGGGCCAGCAGGTTGGCTGTCGGACCATCCAGCTTTTCACCAAAAGTAGCAACCAGTGGCGGGCCAGGTCCTTGCCCTCCGAAGAGATCGACCGCTTCCGCACGAATCTTCAAGCTGCGGCAATCGCTCCTGCCGTGGCCCACGGCGCCTACCTGATCAATCTGGCCTCCACCGACCCCGCGTTGCATCAGAGGTCGATGGCAGCATGCCTGGAGGAGCTCGAGCGGGCCGAGGCGCTGGGCATCCCATATCTGGTGATCCATCCAGGTGCCCACATGGGGGCCGGCGAGGATGCGGGGTTACGACAGGTGGCGAACAGTCTCCGGGAGCTCTTGAAGCGGACGAAGGGCTGTCGCGTCCAGGTAGTTCTCGAGACGACCGCCGGCCAGGGAACCGCCCTGGGGCACCGCTTCGAGCATCTCGCGCTGCTCCTGGATCAGATCGGTCTCCCGGAGCGGACCGGTGTCTGCATGGATACCTGCCACCTGTTTGCCGCCGGCTACGACATCCGGACCCTCGACGATTATCACGGCGTCCTGCGTGCGTTCGATCAGATCGTAGGCATGCCCTCCCTCAAGGTCATTCACGTCAACGACTGCAAGAAGGAGCTGGGATGTCGCGTGGACCGTCACGAGCACATCGGCAAAGGAACGATCGGTCTCGAGGCGTTCCGCTACCTGGTCACTGATCCTCGCCTACGTGGCATCCCGATGATCATCGAAACCCCGAAGGGCAGCGACTTCGTCACAGCCGATCGCCGAAATCTGGAGACCCTTCGAGGTCTCGCGGAGGAGCAGCGGGCTGAGTGATAGTCTACCGTGCAACTTCATTGATCGCTCCGTCATTACCGGGGTAACCATTCAGTGATGCGCGGGAAAATCATTAAAGAAAATGTGGTATTTTTTATAAAATCCCCCTTAATCCCCCTTAATCC
Proteins encoded in this window:
- a CDS encoding deoxyribonuclease IV, translating into MTQKPQQFTETDLLLGAHMSIAGGVDLAPLRGQQVGCRTIQLFTKSSNQWRARSLPSEEIDRFRTNLQAAAIAPAVAHGAYLINLASTDPALHQRSMAACLEELERAEALGIPYLVIHPGAHMGAGEDAGLRQVANSLRELLKRTKGCRVQVVLETTAGQGTALGHRFEHLALLLDQIGLPERTGVCMDTCHLFAAGYDIRTLDDYHGVLRAFDQIVGMPSLKVIHVNDCKKELGCRVDRHEHIGKGTIGLEAFRYLVTDPRLRGIPMIIETPKGSDFVTADRRNLETLRGLAEEQRAE